The Oscillospiraceae bacterium nucleotide sequence GACAACCTGACCGGTATGTTCGATAGCGTCAATACCAAGGTCGGAGAGATCGCGGGGCAAGTGGGCGCTACTCCCCAAGGCTGGAATGGCGGCATCTACAATATGATTCGCAATCTGTCAGATAACGTCATCTTGCCAATCGCCGGTGTGATTCTGGCTTTCGTTATGACACTGGAGCTGATTCAGCTCATCACAGATCGAAATAACCTCAATGACGTGGACACTTGGATGTTCTTCAAGTGGATTTTCAAAACAGCCTGCGCGGTGCTCATCGTCTCCAACACATGGAATATAGTGATGGGAGTGTTTGATGTAGCTCAAAGCGTGGTCAATAGCGCGTCCGGCATCGTCGTATCAGATACGTCTCTCGCCTTAGCCGACAATGTGGCGGATTTAGAGGCGCGGCTCATGGATATGGAGATATGGTCTCTGCTGGGACTGTGGCTGCAATCCTTTATCGTCGGCATAACCATGTGGGCTCTGTCCATTTGCATCTTCCTCATCAGCTATGGGCGTATGATTGAGATCTACCTTGTGACCTCCATTGCGCCTATTCCCATGGCAACG carries:
- a CDS encoding CD0415/CD1112 family protein — its product is MDLIWEKFTEWLKELLVGGIMDNLTGMFDSVNTKVGEIAGQVGATPQGWNGGIYNMIRNLSDNVILPIAGVILAFVMTLELIQLITDRNNLNDVDTWMFFKWIFKTACAVLIVSNTWNIVMGVFDVAQSVVNSASGIVVSDTSLALADNVADLEARLMDMEIWSLLGLWLQSFIVGITMWALSICIFLISYGRMIEIYLVTSIAPIPMATTVNREWGQMGQNYLRSLLALGFQGFLIIVCVAIYAVLVQNMVIEEDIAAAIWTCMGYTVLLCFTLFKTGSLAKSLFNSH